The Oxobacter pfennigii genome has a segment encoding these proteins:
- a CDS encoding DUF2975 domain-containing protein: MKSETLFLKMAVILLAIPVLALCIFGLPYIAKEAVNHYSLYLLYPVIIGMYVSAVPFYLVLHQAFKLLCYIDKNKAFSEASVNSLKHIKYYASIIGIIYGAGMPLFYLMAETDDAPGIIIIGLALTFAPVVIAVFAAVLQKLLKNAIDIKSENDLTI; the protein is encoded by the coding sequence ATGAAAAGTGAAACACTTTTTTTAAAGATGGCAGTTATACTTTTAGCTATACCAGTTCTTGCTTTGTGTATATTTGGACTGCCTTACATAGCTAAAGAAGCAGTAAACCATTATTCGCTTTATTTGCTGTATCCGGTAATCATAGGCATGTATGTGTCAGCGGTACCCTTTTATCTTGTTTTGCATCAAGCTTTTAAGCTCTTATGCTATATCGATAAAAACAAGGCTTTCTCGGAAGCATCAGTAAATTCTTTAAAACACATAAAATATTATGCTTCCATCATAGGTATAATTTATGGAGCAGGTATGCCTCTCTTTTATCTCATGGCAGAGACCGATGATGCTCCGGGCATCATAATAATAGGATTGGCACTTACCTTTGCTCCTGTTGTTATCGCAGTATTTGCTGCTGTCCTTCAAAAATTATTAAAAAATGCCATAGATATAAAATCAGAAAATGATCTGACAATCTGA
- a CDS encoding DUF3231 family protein, which produces MKNKTEIDLIVSEVSGLWNTYISDTMALCMLKHFMSRLKDEEILSVLKHAVDISNGHIQVITDQFNKEGFPIPDGFGDNDVDINAPRLYTDPFYIFYLVNMGQIGMNAYTLILNHIARPDMRDFFSNCIGESAELFNEAVDLLQQQGLYIKAPRLEFSKSIDYIGKQNIHSDGFLGQKRTLLGGEITSVFASLRYNIIGKGLITGFAQVARSKKVSDYFYRGRDLANKKIKILTNILIEDDIPIPSTSDSFVTDSTIAPFSDKLMLNHISMLYAAKISQDGMSLPTVMRHDLQSYYIGSIAEVSKYAEDGLDILIENKWMEQPPQIIKSENLVKS; this is translated from the coding sequence GTGAAAAATAAAACGGAGATAGACCTTATCGTTTCAGAAGTATCAGGTCTTTGGAATACTTACATAAGCGATACAATGGCTTTATGCATGTTAAAGCATTTCATGAGTAGGCTTAAGGATGAAGAAATACTTTCTGTTCTAAAGCATGCAGTTGATATTTCTAACGGTCATATACAGGTAATTACCGACCAATTTAATAAAGAAGGATTTCCTATACCTGATGGTTTTGGCGATAATGATGTCGATATAAATGCTCCAAGACTTTATACAGATCCTTTTTACATCTTCTATTTAGTCAACATGGGACAGATTGGAATGAATGCTTACACTCTGATACTTAATCATATTGCACGACCGGATATGCGTGATTTCTTTTCAAATTGTATAGGAGAGTCAGCCGAACTTTTCAATGAAGCGGTAGATTTGCTGCAGCAGCAAGGCCTTTATATAAAAGCTCCAAGGCTTGAATTTTCTAAAAGTATAGATTACATTGGTAAGCAGAATATACATTCTGATGGATTTCTTGGACAGAAAAGGACCTTATTAGGGGGAGAGATTACTTCTGTTTTTGCGAGTTTAAGATACAACATAATAGGAAAAGGACTTATAACGGGCTTTGCTCAAGTAGCACGATCTAAAAAGGTCAGCGACTACTTTTACAGAGGCAGAGACCTTGCAAATAAAAAGATTAAAATACTTACCAATATACTTATAGAAGATGATATACCAATCCCATCTACATCAGATTCATTTGTTACAGATTCAACAATAGCTCCTTTTTCAGATAAACTTATGCTTAACCATATTTCTATGCTGTATGCAGCCAAAATAAGTCAGGATGGCATGTCCTTGCCTACAGTAATGCGTCATGATCTGCAGTCTTATTATATAGGCTCCATAGCAGAAGTTTCCAAGTATGCTGAGGATGGTCTGGATATATTGATTGAAAACAAATGGATGGAACAGCCGCCGCAAATAATAAAGAGTGAAAATTTAGTTAAATCGTGA